AGagaaccaataataaacacataCACCTTAATTAATCTGGATTAGtgaattaattaatgaatttccGGTTTGATCTCCTTAAACCCAGCAAGACAAGGAGGATTCCAATATAGTCCAAATTGTAAGAGACCTCAAGGAGTTGAAGCTTTTTAAGAGTCCATGGAGGAAACCTGTACCAAAAATCTGTATAGTAACTTCTTCTTGCGACTGCCTTGTGGTGACTGAAAATGTCAAAGGAGAACTTGCCATGGTACTTTCCAAATCCACTCTCACCAACTCCTCCAAATGGCAGGGTATCAGCTATATACTACACAAAATTAAATAgagttaattaaatatattattcacTATGCTCTCAACTTAATTAATAAGTAATTCATGATGATATGTACTTGTACAATTGCATCATTGAATACAAGGCTTCCAGATGATGTCTCAGCTACCATCCTTTTTTGTAGAGATTTGTTTTTGGTAAAGGCATAGATTGCTAGAGGTTTTGCCCTTGAGTTTATGAATTTAACACTATCTTCAATCTTCTCCACCTGCAAAATTAACCAaataataattacataaaattaatttttaattagtcaagGTTAACTAATttgtttattataaaattatttttaaatctttaatttttaaaaaattttaaaatttagagttaaaaatacagaatttaatgttcaaaaaataaaattcaggGATCTAAAATGTATTATTTAAGATTTGGAGTGACTAGCAATGTGGCTAGCAGTGAGCAGTGAGGAGTGAATTCTAGGATTGAGAGGGAAAAAAAACATTAaaggataatttaaaaaaattaattgaaattgatgaaaaaaacagttaattttttaattaaattattattaaatataggagttatatatatatatatatatatatatatatatatatatatatatatatatatatatatatatatatatatatacacttagaTTTTGAGTTAAATAAATTTATACCAATATTATATggctaataaaattaattattttttattaatatacacTTTGccaattctaaattataaatgctaaattcTGAACTGTTAATTCTAAATTTATAAatcttaataaatataaaaataaaatattaactaatattaataaaatgtaTTGGCCTGTTAATTTTATAACATGGTTGGGTTAAGTAATTTGATGACACCTAAATTATATATCTTACGGTGATAATTGGAAGAAGTGGGCCAAAGATTTCATCCGTCATGATTGCCGATTCAAGAGGCGGATCCACCAATATAGTTGGTTCAATAAATCTACATACAATTATTGCATGGTTAGCACATTATTAAATTTGTTGATACATATATATGcattatttgaataataaaaactTACAAGTTATCTTCGTCAAATGAACCACCAAGAACCACCGATTCTTTGACCTTAGGATCACTGTTGATGAGAGACTTGAGTCTCAAGAAATGTTGTTTGTTAACTATCCTTGCAATGCTCTTGGACTCTCTTGGATTTTCTCCAAACATTTTCTTAATCCCAGCCTTCAGTAATGGTATCTAAAGAAAATAATAGTAGAGaagcatattatatatatatatatatatatatatatatatatatatatatatatatatatattaattatcttTGGAGTATAGTAATATATATTACGTACCAATGTAGAAATGAAAGCCTTTTCTACAAGGATATAATCGATTGTTATGCATGCTTGTCCTGCACAAGCTCCAAATTTCGCCACCAAAATTCGTTGCACAGCCACCTTGTGGTTCAAAACCAAGGAACTTTTCTGAtaagttaattaaatatttatattaagcGAATTCTATCTAaactattttatcttttttatttttcacggcatctctcaatttaaatttaaaagtaaaagacTAATCTATCGtagatttaagtttcatttaaatatTTGTCTTAAGCTAATAGATTATTGTACATATAAAATAAGATTCgaaatttcaatatttatttaaatagacgaATGAACTAAGAGCAACTCCAATGATAATTATCCCAAATTCCTTCTCTGACATAAAGGCACTTTTGCTCGTTGGAGTGTGAACTTAAATGAGTTCTTTCACATGGATCGATAAGGAGAGTTCCTGCTGCTCAGAGAAACTCTCAGCCTCCAACAAAAATTTGACACATGAAATGCatctcaataaataaaattaaatttatatatatatatatatatatatatatatatatataatgataattgtattgtatacatatatattataactgttttatattacatataaatgaattaaaaaatgttacatataaataaattaaaatatatattacatacCTATTATATGTATGTTAATTAATTtgcaaattagtttaattatattttttatattaagtaattttataaattagtttaaattaattaataattataataattaaatagacAGTAGTATAAATAGTTAAAAGAGAATTTAATTGAACACATATGGTAATTTTATAATGTTTATCGTCAACTATAAAATTTAACTATGTttttttgtattaagtaattttataaattaatgtaatctcgaattatatatagtgtattattgttatatatgattatttttaatgttaatatcttttaatagtaaattatttttgaatttataaatttaaataatattattgaaaaaaataactatattaattttaattaatttattaagtgGGATCAtaacagggactaaagttagttcctcctaatggagaagagagagatgttttgagttcctatttagtgtttatgacgcaaaaactAATgtagagttactttttatgacaggtgggtcATAAACAGGAATTGAGATGAAttccctactggagatggtctaacTACTCAACTAAGAACTTGATTGAAAaactttaaaagttatttttttgagtttttgacttatgaaaagtaataatattaatgtttggtgtacttttcaaaaccaaattgtagCTTTCTAAAAAGCTATTTAAGTGTGAAGTTAataaaatgacttctctcataataaaatttttttattatatttcttttgaaataaacacttttagaactaaaaaatcaaatacaaaataacttatttataaactacttttaatataagtatttattatttaattttttttaaaaaaaaattaattaagttgtttattcAAACTGGACCTAACTCAAATTAACTactgttttattatttttggtaacaattttattatctattacatatatttaattaaataaattataattataaatcttAATTATCACACAAgctaaaatttttagatatttataaatataaggcATTTTCTATAATGAATTAATTAGCTTCCTTTACTTATAGTCCTCTTGATATTTTACCTACGTACCCTCACATTTTCCCCTTTTGCAACTCCCCTAGGTTTTAATGTTTAAAAGGTATATATAACAGTTTCTAttctagaaataaaaaaaatgtcttAAAGCTACACATTTTAATCTATTTAAGAAATAAAGTAACATGACAAACACTAATATAATAGCAGTAAATATCAAATCAACTTAATTAACAAAACtaataagaaaacaaaaattctttttcccttttcagatcTTTTTATGTGTCTTGTTTAATAAACTCTTTTCATCACTCTTCTTCTCCTCATACTCCTCCTATTTTATCAACAACTTCAATAGAGTGAAGTACATATGACATGTGACAATGAATGCATCTATATTCTTCAACTTGTTATCTCACTAGAGTTATACAGTTATACAATAGTACATGACATGCATGTGGCAAAATTGAATGCAACAATACATAAATAGTAAATTCACCTCTCTATCCCAAGTTGTTGCAAGAGAATCAAGCAATGCTGGACACTTTCCTCCTAACTCCAAACTCACAGGTGTCAGATGCTCTGCTGCTGCACTCATAACAATCCTTCCCACCCTTGCACTTCCTATATTACAATTGCATTATTATTTGGAAacacaaatataattaattaatcaatttaattttaatataaaataattttatatttttatttaattatataatatcatattagtaaaaataagatttaattgttgtatcaatttttaattaaatcttaatttttttaattgagtttctactatatcatatcagattttataattagattctgatcataaaaaaatgttgaaattaataaaatattatattaaacaaAACAGAATATTAAGTAAAATATTAGACATATTTTATTTAATGGAATATTCTATtacttttaacatttttattacAATAGagatttaattacaaaatctaatatgatattaaaattcaatgaaaaagaaaaaaaatataaaaacttaactaaaaaaTCGATAAAACTATAGATATCGACagagtaattaaaattaaaaataactatattttatCTTAACTGTATAAATAACCACCAaagaaatagatataattaaattacGGTAGGTGTCAATACAtcaaatttaaattcttaaataattaattataattatataaattaattaagtaattagtaCCTGTGAAGAAGATCTTGTCCCATCTTTGCTTTAAGAGTAGCTCCCCAAGAGTTGGTCCACCTTGGATGATCTTGATGGCATTGGAATCCAAGTAAGAAGGAAGAACATTGGCCAGAAGAGAAGAACAAGCAGGTGACATCTCTGATGGCTTCAGAACTACACTGTTTCCAGCAGCTACTGCTCCTATTAGTGGCTCCAATGATAGTCCTACACATGTTCATTAAGCTAGCTTATTGTTAATTAATTCTCTTTTTAGAGACAAAGGGAAAAAGAAATTGACTAACCCAAGGGAAAATTCCATGACGAGAATATGAGAACTAAGCCAAGAGGCTCAGCAACTATTTCTGCACTCGAAAGCACTGCTATTCGTGGCAGTTTAGCCtaattaacaaacatatcaacaaATTAATTAACCATGCAAAGGAGTCAAAAATAGAACTTCAAAATTAAATAGTGTGTTAAcatgatttaattttatataacttAGCATAATTGACACCATATCTTGTGCGGAAAACTCACCTCTTTGCCAGCCATCCATTGTTTCAAAGACTTGGTCACGAAATTTAAGGTCTTAATCAAAGTTCCCACCTGCAATTTCTCGCTAATTAATTAGAAATTGTAACAGCTACCTAAGCTAATTAAATTAGTGCTATATATATGCATGCACATAAATTAACTTGGATTGGTCGAATGGTAAGTCATTTAACCAGTAGTAAACTTTTAAATGGAATTTAAATCCGTGACGAATTAATCATTGACTTGTGGAGCTTAGAGATGCCAAAATATATGCATgcacatatttttttttctttctatggaCTACTCTGTTGTAGTAATTAAAAcggttaattaattattaattacctCATCTCTAAAAGCTTCAACTTGAGGCTTGCCCAGATCCTGGTTGAGGGCCTTGAAGATTTGATCCT
This region of Arachis hypogaea cultivar Tifrunner chromosome 8, arahy.Tifrunner.gnm2.J5K5, whole genome shotgun sequence genomic DNA includes:
- the LOC112706654 gene encoding aldehyde dehydrogenase family 3 member F1, with protein sequence MENYSSLERDLSDMKAYFGTGKTKEASWRQSQLKALHKFLLENEDQIFKALNQDLGKPQVEAFRDEVGTLIKTLNFVTKSLKQWMAGKEAKLPRIAVLSSAEIVAEPLGLVLIFSSWNFPLGLSLEPLIGAVAAGNSVVLKPSEMSPACSSLLANVLPSYLDSNAIKIIQGGPTLGELLLKQRWDKIFFTGSARVGRIVMSAAAEHLTPVSLELGGKCPALLDSLATTWDREVAVQRILVAKFGACAGQACITIDYILVEKAFISTLIPLLKAGIKKMFGENPRESKSIARIVNKQHFLRLKSLINSDPKVKESVVLGGSFDEDNLFIEPTILVDPPLESAIMTDEIFGPLLPIITVEKIEDSVKFINSRAKPLAIYAFTKNKSLQKRMVAETSSGSLVFNDAIVQYIADTLPFGGVGESGFGKYHGKFSFDIFSHHKAVARRSYYTDFWYRFPPWTLKKLQLLEVSYNLDYIGILLVLLGLRRSNRKFIN